A window of Cyclopterus lumpus isolate fCycLum1 chromosome 14, fCycLum1.pri, whole genome shotgun sequence contains these coding sequences:
- the atp2a3 gene encoding sarcoplasmic/endoplasmic reticulum calcium ATPase 3 isoform X3 has protein sequence MGKVYRMNRKAVQNIKARDIVPGDIVEVAVGDKVPADIRLTSIKSTTLRVDQSILTGESVSVIKHTDPVPDPRAVNQDKKNMLFSGTNIAAGRATGVVVATGVSTEIGKIRNQMVATEQEKTPLQQKLDEFGQQLSKVISLICVAVWVINIGHFGDPVHGGSWIRGAIYYFKIAVALAVAAIPEGLPAVITTCLALGTRRMAKKNAIVRSLPSVETLGCTSVICSDKTGTLTTNQMSVCRMFVTDKVENSSCSLHEFSITGSTYAPEGQILKGDKPIQCGDFDGLLELATVCSMCNDSSLDYNEAKGVYEKVGEATETALTTLVEKMNVFKTDLSGLSKVERAGACNSVIKQLMKKEFTLEFSRDRKSMSVYCTPVKPGSQSKMFIKGAPESVIERCQYLRVGTGKVALTPALRDQLLSKIREWGTGRDTLRCLALATHDVPLRKEQMDLENSSKFAQYELGLTFVGCVGMLDPPRKEVIGSLKLCNEAGIRVIMITGDNKGTAVAICRRIGIFGEDEDVTGKAYTGREFDDLPVEAQKEAVKQARCFARVEPAHKSKIVGFLQAFDEITAMTGDGVNDAPALKKAEIGIAMGSGTAVAKSASEMVLSDDNFSTIVAAVEEGRAIYNNMKQFIRYLISSNVGEVVCIFLTAILGLPEALIPVQLLWVNLVTDGLPATALGFNPPDLDIMDKPPRNPKEPLISGWLFFRYMAIGGYVGLGTVGAATWWFLFDVEGPQVSFYQLRHFMQCTEDNPMFQGIDCGVFESRYPTTMALSVLVTIEMFNSLNSLSENQSLLRMPPWVNFWLLGAIILSLSLHFLILYVEPLPLIFQVTPLRWAQWIMVLKISFPVILLDEVLKYISRNHLEGDEEKKYRRRWQQLN, from the exons ATGGGGAAGGTGTACCGCATGAACCGCAAGGCCGTCCAGAATATCAAAGCGAGAGACATCGTCCCAGGAGACATCGTGGAGGTGGCAG TTGGTGACAAAGTGCCTGCTGACATCAGACTGACCTCCATAAAGTCCACCACCCTGCGAGTGGACCAGTCCATCCTCACAG gggAGTCTGTGTCCGTCATCAAACACACGGACCCGGTTCCTGACCCCAGGGCTGTCAATCAAGACAAAAAGAACATGCTGTTTTCT ggCACTAACATTGCAGCGGGCCGCGCCACCGGCGTGGTCGTTGCCACCGGCGTCTCCACAGAGATCGGTAAGATCCGTAATCAGATGGTGGCTACGGAGCAAGAGAAGACGCCGCTGCAGCAGAAGCTGGACGAGTTCGGGCAGCAGCTCTCCAAGGTCATCTCCCTGATCTGCGTGGCGGTGTGGGTCATCAACATCGGCCACTTCGGGGACCCCGTCCACGGCGGCTCCTGGATCCGAGGGGCCATCTATTACTTCAAGATCGCCGTGGCCCTGGCCGTGGCCGCCATCCCCGAGGGCCTGCCCGCCGTCATCACCACCTGCCTGGCCCTCGGCACGCGGCGCATGGCCAAGAAGAACGCCATCGTCCGCAGCCTGCCCTCGGTGGAGACGCTGGGCTGCACCTCGGTCATCTGCTCTGACAAGACGGGCACCCTCACCACCAACCAGATGTCTGTGTGCAGA ATGTTTGTTACGGACAAGGTGGAAAATTCCAGCTGCAGCCTCCACGAGTTCTCCATAACCGGCTCTACATATGCCCCTGAGGGACAAAT ACTGAAAGGAGACAAGCCCATCCAGTGCGGAGACTTTGATGGACTTTTGGAGTTGGCCACTGTGTGCTCTATGTGCAATGACTCTTCACTGGACTACAATGag GCCAAAGGGGTTTATGAGAAGGTGGGTGAAGCCACAGAGACGGCTCTCACCACCTTGGTGGAGAAGATGAACGTCTTCAAGACCGACCTGTCCGGGCTCAGCAAGGTGGAGCGCGCCGGTGCCTGTAACTCG GTGATCAAGCAGTTGATGAAGAAGGAGTTCACCCTGGAGTTCTCCCGTGACCGCAAGTCCATGTCTGTCTACTGCACCCCCGTCAAGCCGGGCTCCCAGAGCAAGATGTTCATCAAG GGCGCTCCGGAGAGCGTGATTGAGCGCTGTCAGTACCTGCGGGTGGGAACGGGGAAGGTGGCGCTGACGCCAGCCCTGCGCGACCAGCTGCTGTCTAAGATCAGGGAGTGGGGGACGGGCAGGGACACCCTGCGTTGCCTGGCGCTGGCCACTCACGACGTCCCGCTGCGCAAAGAGCAAATGGACTTGGAGAATTCCAGCAAGTTTGCTCAGTACGAG TTGGGTCTCACGTTTGTTGGCTGCGTGGGCATGCTGGACCCGCCCAGGAAGGAGGTGATCGGCTCGTTGAAACTGTGCAACGAGGCGGGCATACGCGTCATCATGATCACGGGGGACAACAAGGGCACGGCCGTGGCCATCTGCAGACGAATTGGCATCTTCGGCGAGGACGAGGATGTGACGGGGAAGGCCTACACGGGCCGCGAGTTCGACGACCTCCCGGTGGAGGCTCAGAAAGAAGCCGTCAAGCAGGCGCGCTGCTTCGCCCGCGTCGAGCCGGCCCACAAGTCCAAGATCGTCGGATTCCTGCAGGCGTTCGATGAGATCACCGCCATG ACGGGAGATGGTGTGAACGACGCCCCGGCCCTGAAGAAAGCGGAGATCGGCATCGCCATGGGCTCCGGCACGGCGGTGGCCAAGTCGGCGTCCGAGATGGTGCTGTCGGACGACAACTTCTCCACCATAGTGGCCGCCGTGGAGGAGGGCCGAGCCATCTACAACAACATGAAGCAGTTCATCAGATACCTCATCTCCTCTAACGTGGGAGAAGTGGTCTG CATCTTCCTGACCGCCATCCTGGGCCTCCCCGAGGCTTTGATTCCAGTCCAGCTGCTGTGGGTGAACCTGGTGACCGACGGCCTGCCGGCCACCGCCCTGGGCTTTAACCCCCCAGATCTGGACATCATGGACAAACCCCCCCGCAACCCCAAGGAGCCCCTCATCTCTGGCTGGCTCTTCTTCAGATATATGGCCATTGGAG GATATGTGGGTCTTGGAACCGTGGGTGCTGCCACATGGTGGTTCCTGTTTGATGTAGAGGGCCCACAAGTGTCTTTCTATCAGCTG aGACACTTCATGCAGTGTACTGAGGACAACCCCATGTTCCAGGGCATAGACTGTGGGGTGTTTGAATCCCGCTACCCCACAACCATGGCCCTGTCTGTGCTGGTCACGATCGAAATGTTCAACTCTCTCAACAG tttgtctgAGAACCAGTCCCTGCTCAGGATGCCTCCCTGGGTCAACTTTTGGCTGCTGGGCGCcatcatcctctccctctccctgcacTTCTTAATCCTCTACGTCGAGCCTCTGCCA TTGATCTTCCAGGTGACCCCGCTGCGCTGGGCCCAGTGGATTATGGTCCTGAAGATTTCCTTCCCAGTCATCCTCTTGGATGAGGTACTGAAGTACATCTCCAGGAATCATCTAGAAG GTGATGAGGAGAAGAAATATCGGAGGAGGTGGCAGCAGCTGAACTAA
- the atp2a3 gene encoding sarcoplasmic/endoplasmic reticulum calcium ATPase 2 isoform X1, producing the protein MENAHTKPVTEVLDNFGVNENTGLTLEQVKVNVERYGPNELPAEEGKSLWELVAEQFEDLLVRILLLAACVSFVLALFEEGEETATAFVEPIVILLILIANAVIGVWQERNAENAIEALKEYEPEMGKVYRMNRKAVQNIKARDIVPGDIVEVAVGDKVPADIRLTSIKSTTLRVDQSILTGESVSVIKHTDPVPDPRAVNQDKKNMLFSGTNIAAGRATGVVVATGVSTEIGKIRNQMVATEQEKTPLQQKLDEFGQQLSKVISLICVAVWVINIGHFGDPVHGGSWIRGAIYYFKIAVALAVAAIPEGLPAVITTCLALGTRRMAKKNAIVRSLPSVETLGCTSVICSDKTGTLTTNQMSVCRMFVTDKVENSSCSLHEFSITGSTYAPEGQILKGDKPIQCGDFDGLLELATVCSMCNDSSLDYNEAKGVYEKVGEATETALTTLVEKMNVFKTDLSGLSKVERAGACNSVIKQLMKKEFTLEFSRDRKSMSVYCTPVKPGSQSKMFIKGAPESVIERCQYLRVGTGKVALTPALRDQLLSKIREWGTGRDTLRCLALATHDVPLRKEQMDLENSSKFAQYELGLTFVGCVGMLDPPRKEVIGSLKLCNEAGIRVIMITGDNKGTAVAICRRIGIFGEDEDVTGKAYTGREFDDLPVEAQKEAVKQARCFARVEPAHKSKIVGFLQAFDEITAMTGDGVNDAPALKKAEIGIAMGSGTAVAKSASEMVLSDDNFSTIVAAVEEGRAIYNNMKQFIRYLISSNVGEVVCIFLTAILGLPEALIPVQLLWVNLVTDGLPATALGFNPPDLDIMDKPPRNPKEPLISGWLFFRYMAIGGYVGLGTVGAATWWFLFDVEGPQVSFYQLRHFMQCTEDNPMFQGIDCGVFESRYPTTMALSVLVTIEMFNSLNSLSENQSLLRMPPWVNFWLLGAIILSLSLHFLILYVEPLPLIFQVTPLRWAQWIMVLKISFPVILLDEVLKYISRNHLEGDEEKKYRRRWQQLN; encoded by the exons AGCTCCCGGCTGAAGAAG GCAAGTCCCTGTGGGAGCTGGTGGCGGAGCAGTTTGAAGACCTCCTGGTCAGGATCCTGCTGCTCGCTGCCTGCGTCTCCTTT GTGTTGGCTCTGtttgaggagggagaggagacggCCACCGCCTTTGTGGAGCCGATTGTTATTCTTCTTATCCTCATCGCCAACGCTGTTATCGGGGTCTGGCAG GAGCGGAATGCCGAGAACGCCATCGAGGCTCTGAAGGAGTACGAGCCGGAGATGGGGAAGGTGTACCGCATGAACCGCAAGGCCGTCCAGAATATCAAAGCGAGAGACATCGTCCCAGGAGACATCGTGGAGGTGGCAG TTGGTGACAAAGTGCCTGCTGACATCAGACTGACCTCCATAAAGTCCACCACCCTGCGAGTGGACCAGTCCATCCTCACAG gggAGTCTGTGTCCGTCATCAAACACACGGACCCGGTTCCTGACCCCAGGGCTGTCAATCAAGACAAAAAGAACATGCTGTTTTCT ggCACTAACATTGCAGCGGGCCGCGCCACCGGCGTGGTCGTTGCCACCGGCGTCTCCACAGAGATCGGTAAGATCCGTAATCAGATGGTGGCTACGGAGCAAGAGAAGACGCCGCTGCAGCAGAAGCTGGACGAGTTCGGGCAGCAGCTCTCCAAGGTCATCTCCCTGATCTGCGTGGCGGTGTGGGTCATCAACATCGGCCACTTCGGGGACCCCGTCCACGGCGGCTCCTGGATCCGAGGGGCCATCTATTACTTCAAGATCGCCGTGGCCCTGGCCGTGGCCGCCATCCCCGAGGGCCTGCCCGCCGTCATCACCACCTGCCTGGCCCTCGGCACGCGGCGCATGGCCAAGAAGAACGCCATCGTCCGCAGCCTGCCCTCGGTGGAGACGCTGGGCTGCACCTCGGTCATCTGCTCTGACAAGACGGGCACCCTCACCACCAACCAGATGTCTGTGTGCAGA ATGTTTGTTACGGACAAGGTGGAAAATTCCAGCTGCAGCCTCCACGAGTTCTCCATAACCGGCTCTACATATGCCCCTGAGGGACAAAT ACTGAAAGGAGACAAGCCCATCCAGTGCGGAGACTTTGATGGACTTTTGGAGTTGGCCACTGTGTGCTCTATGTGCAATGACTCTTCACTGGACTACAATGag GCCAAAGGGGTTTATGAGAAGGTGGGTGAAGCCACAGAGACGGCTCTCACCACCTTGGTGGAGAAGATGAACGTCTTCAAGACCGACCTGTCCGGGCTCAGCAAGGTGGAGCGCGCCGGTGCCTGTAACTCG GTGATCAAGCAGTTGATGAAGAAGGAGTTCACCCTGGAGTTCTCCCGTGACCGCAAGTCCATGTCTGTCTACTGCACCCCCGTCAAGCCGGGCTCCCAGAGCAAGATGTTCATCAAG GGCGCTCCGGAGAGCGTGATTGAGCGCTGTCAGTACCTGCGGGTGGGAACGGGGAAGGTGGCGCTGACGCCAGCCCTGCGCGACCAGCTGCTGTCTAAGATCAGGGAGTGGGGGACGGGCAGGGACACCCTGCGTTGCCTGGCGCTGGCCACTCACGACGTCCCGCTGCGCAAAGAGCAAATGGACTTGGAGAATTCCAGCAAGTTTGCTCAGTACGAG TTGGGTCTCACGTTTGTTGGCTGCGTGGGCATGCTGGACCCGCCCAGGAAGGAGGTGATCGGCTCGTTGAAACTGTGCAACGAGGCGGGCATACGCGTCATCATGATCACGGGGGACAACAAGGGCACGGCCGTGGCCATCTGCAGACGAATTGGCATCTTCGGCGAGGACGAGGATGTGACGGGGAAGGCCTACACGGGCCGCGAGTTCGACGACCTCCCGGTGGAGGCTCAGAAAGAAGCCGTCAAGCAGGCGCGCTGCTTCGCCCGCGTCGAGCCGGCCCACAAGTCCAAGATCGTCGGATTCCTGCAGGCGTTCGATGAGATCACCGCCATG ACGGGAGATGGTGTGAACGACGCCCCGGCCCTGAAGAAAGCGGAGATCGGCATCGCCATGGGCTCCGGCACGGCGGTGGCCAAGTCGGCGTCCGAGATGGTGCTGTCGGACGACAACTTCTCCACCATAGTGGCCGCCGTGGAGGAGGGCCGAGCCATCTACAACAACATGAAGCAGTTCATCAGATACCTCATCTCCTCTAACGTGGGAGAAGTGGTCTG CATCTTCCTGACCGCCATCCTGGGCCTCCCCGAGGCTTTGATTCCAGTCCAGCTGCTGTGGGTGAACCTGGTGACCGACGGCCTGCCGGCCACCGCCCTGGGCTTTAACCCCCCAGATCTGGACATCATGGACAAACCCCCCCGCAACCCCAAGGAGCCCCTCATCTCTGGCTGGCTCTTCTTCAGATATATGGCCATTGGAG GATATGTGGGTCTTGGAACCGTGGGTGCTGCCACATGGTGGTTCCTGTTTGATGTAGAGGGCCCACAAGTGTCTTTCTATCAGCTG aGACACTTCATGCAGTGTACTGAGGACAACCCCATGTTCCAGGGCATAGACTGTGGGGTGTTTGAATCCCGCTACCCCACAACCATGGCCCTGTCTGTGCTGGTCACGATCGAAATGTTCAACTCTCTCAACAG tttgtctgAGAACCAGTCCCTGCTCAGGATGCCTCCCTGGGTCAACTTTTGGCTGCTGGGCGCcatcatcctctccctctccctgcacTTCTTAATCCTCTACGTCGAGCCTCTGCCA TTGATCTTCCAGGTGACCCCGCTGCGCTGGGCCCAGTGGATTATGGTCCTGAAGATTTCCTTCCCAGTCATCCTCTTGGATGAGGTACTGAAGTACATCTCCAGGAATCATCTAGAAG GTGATGAGGAGAAGAAATATCGGAGGAGGTGGCAGCAGCTGAACTAA
- the atp2a3 gene encoding sarcoplasmic/endoplasmic reticulum calcium ATPase 2 isoform X2 → MHRLHLWSPVTRVLCVKTTCVRPKRHIHVATRPSSQERNAENAIEALKEYEPEMGKVYRMNRKAVQNIKARDIVPGDIVEVAVGDKVPADIRLTSIKSTTLRVDQSILTGESVSVIKHTDPVPDPRAVNQDKKNMLFSGTNIAAGRATGVVVATGVSTEIGKIRNQMVATEQEKTPLQQKLDEFGQQLSKVISLICVAVWVINIGHFGDPVHGGSWIRGAIYYFKIAVALAVAAIPEGLPAVITTCLALGTRRMAKKNAIVRSLPSVETLGCTSVICSDKTGTLTTNQMSVCRMFVTDKVENSSCSLHEFSITGSTYAPEGQILKGDKPIQCGDFDGLLELATVCSMCNDSSLDYNEAKGVYEKVGEATETALTTLVEKMNVFKTDLSGLSKVERAGACNSVIKQLMKKEFTLEFSRDRKSMSVYCTPVKPGSQSKMFIKGAPESVIERCQYLRVGTGKVALTPALRDQLLSKIREWGTGRDTLRCLALATHDVPLRKEQMDLENSSKFAQYELGLTFVGCVGMLDPPRKEVIGSLKLCNEAGIRVIMITGDNKGTAVAICRRIGIFGEDEDVTGKAYTGREFDDLPVEAQKEAVKQARCFARVEPAHKSKIVGFLQAFDEITAMTGDGVNDAPALKKAEIGIAMGSGTAVAKSASEMVLSDDNFSTIVAAVEEGRAIYNNMKQFIRYLISSNVGEVVCIFLTAILGLPEALIPVQLLWVNLVTDGLPATALGFNPPDLDIMDKPPRNPKEPLISGWLFFRYMAIGGYVGLGTVGAATWWFLFDVEGPQVSFYQLRHFMQCTEDNPMFQGIDCGVFESRYPTTMALSVLVTIEMFNSLNSLSENQSLLRMPPWVNFWLLGAIILSLSLHFLILYVEPLPLIFQVTPLRWAQWIMVLKISFPVILLDEVLKYISRNHLEGDEEKKYRRRWQQLN, encoded by the exons atgcACAGGCTTCACCTGTGGAGTCCGGTTACCCGTGTGCTCTGCGTTAAAACTACATGCGTACGCCCGAAGCGACACATTCACGTTGCCACGAGGCCGTCGAGTCAG GAGCGGAATGCCGAGAACGCCATCGAGGCTCTGAAGGAGTACGAGCCGGAGATGGGGAAGGTGTACCGCATGAACCGCAAGGCCGTCCAGAATATCAAAGCGAGAGACATCGTCCCAGGAGACATCGTGGAGGTGGCAG TTGGTGACAAAGTGCCTGCTGACATCAGACTGACCTCCATAAAGTCCACCACCCTGCGAGTGGACCAGTCCATCCTCACAG gggAGTCTGTGTCCGTCATCAAACACACGGACCCGGTTCCTGACCCCAGGGCTGTCAATCAAGACAAAAAGAACATGCTGTTTTCT ggCACTAACATTGCAGCGGGCCGCGCCACCGGCGTGGTCGTTGCCACCGGCGTCTCCACAGAGATCGGTAAGATCCGTAATCAGATGGTGGCTACGGAGCAAGAGAAGACGCCGCTGCAGCAGAAGCTGGACGAGTTCGGGCAGCAGCTCTCCAAGGTCATCTCCCTGATCTGCGTGGCGGTGTGGGTCATCAACATCGGCCACTTCGGGGACCCCGTCCACGGCGGCTCCTGGATCCGAGGGGCCATCTATTACTTCAAGATCGCCGTGGCCCTGGCCGTGGCCGCCATCCCCGAGGGCCTGCCCGCCGTCATCACCACCTGCCTGGCCCTCGGCACGCGGCGCATGGCCAAGAAGAACGCCATCGTCCGCAGCCTGCCCTCGGTGGAGACGCTGGGCTGCACCTCGGTCATCTGCTCTGACAAGACGGGCACCCTCACCACCAACCAGATGTCTGTGTGCAGA ATGTTTGTTACGGACAAGGTGGAAAATTCCAGCTGCAGCCTCCACGAGTTCTCCATAACCGGCTCTACATATGCCCCTGAGGGACAAAT ACTGAAAGGAGACAAGCCCATCCAGTGCGGAGACTTTGATGGACTTTTGGAGTTGGCCACTGTGTGCTCTATGTGCAATGACTCTTCACTGGACTACAATGag GCCAAAGGGGTTTATGAGAAGGTGGGTGAAGCCACAGAGACGGCTCTCACCACCTTGGTGGAGAAGATGAACGTCTTCAAGACCGACCTGTCCGGGCTCAGCAAGGTGGAGCGCGCCGGTGCCTGTAACTCG GTGATCAAGCAGTTGATGAAGAAGGAGTTCACCCTGGAGTTCTCCCGTGACCGCAAGTCCATGTCTGTCTACTGCACCCCCGTCAAGCCGGGCTCCCAGAGCAAGATGTTCATCAAG GGCGCTCCGGAGAGCGTGATTGAGCGCTGTCAGTACCTGCGGGTGGGAACGGGGAAGGTGGCGCTGACGCCAGCCCTGCGCGACCAGCTGCTGTCTAAGATCAGGGAGTGGGGGACGGGCAGGGACACCCTGCGTTGCCTGGCGCTGGCCACTCACGACGTCCCGCTGCGCAAAGAGCAAATGGACTTGGAGAATTCCAGCAAGTTTGCTCAGTACGAG TTGGGTCTCACGTTTGTTGGCTGCGTGGGCATGCTGGACCCGCCCAGGAAGGAGGTGATCGGCTCGTTGAAACTGTGCAACGAGGCGGGCATACGCGTCATCATGATCACGGGGGACAACAAGGGCACGGCCGTGGCCATCTGCAGACGAATTGGCATCTTCGGCGAGGACGAGGATGTGACGGGGAAGGCCTACACGGGCCGCGAGTTCGACGACCTCCCGGTGGAGGCTCAGAAAGAAGCCGTCAAGCAGGCGCGCTGCTTCGCCCGCGTCGAGCCGGCCCACAAGTCCAAGATCGTCGGATTCCTGCAGGCGTTCGATGAGATCACCGCCATG ACGGGAGATGGTGTGAACGACGCCCCGGCCCTGAAGAAAGCGGAGATCGGCATCGCCATGGGCTCCGGCACGGCGGTGGCCAAGTCGGCGTCCGAGATGGTGCTGTCGGACGACAACTTCTCCACCATAGTGGCCGCCGTGGAGGAGGGCCGAGCCATCTACAACAACATGAAGCAGTTCATCAGATACCTCATCTCCTCTAACGTGGGAGAAGTGGTCTG CATCTTCCTGACCGCCATCCTGGGCCTCCCCGAGGCTTTGATTCCAGTCCAGCTGCTGTGGGTGAACCTGGTGACCGACGGCCTGCCGGCCACCGCCCTGGGCTTTAACCCCCCAGATCTGGACATCATGGACAAACCCCCCCGCAACCCCAAGGAGCCCCTCATCTCTGGCTGGCTCTTCTTCAGATATATGGCCATTGGAG GATATGTGGGTCTTGGAACCGTGGGTGCTGCCACATGGTGGTTCCTGTTTGATGTAGAGGGCCCACAAGTGTCTTTCTATCAGCTG aGACACTTCATGCAGTGTACTGAGGACAACCCCATGTTCCAGGGCATAGACTGTGGGGTGTTTGAATCCCGCTACCCCACAACCATGGCCCTGTCTGTGCTGGTCACGATCGAAATGTTCAACTCTCTCAACAG tttgtctgAGAACCAGTCCCTGCTCAGGATGCCTCCCTGGGTCAACTTTTGGCTGCTGGGCGCcatcatcctctccctctccctgcacTTCTTAATCCTCTACGTCGAGCCTCTGCCA TTGATCTTCCAGGTGACCCCGCTGCGCTGGGCCCAGTGGATTATGGTCCTGAAGATTTCCTTCCCAGTCATCCTCTTGGATGAGGTACTGAAGTACATCTCCAGGAATCATCTAGAAG GTGATGAGGAGAAGAAATATCGGAGGAGGTGGCAGCAGCTGAACTAA